Proteins encoded together in one Pantoea sp. CCBC3-3-1 window:
- a CDS encoding DUF3561 family protein, translated as MHNVTPMLARKDDRDQEEISWSFPGGVVGFACYWLALAIPFILYGSNTLFFFLYTWPFFLALLPVSVLIGIVASVLLRGHLIWTLLLTIVVVVGLFWLLFTLLSGW; from the coding sequence ATGCATAACGTTACGCCCATGCTGGCCCGTAAAGATGACCGGGACCAGGAAGAGATTTCCTGGTCGTTTCCCGGCGGGGTTGTCGGCTTTGCCTGCTACTGGCTCGCCCTCGCGATCCCCTTCATACTCTACGGCTCCAACACGCTGTTTTTCTTTCTGTACACCTGGCCTTTCTTTCTGGCACTGCTGCCGGTCTCGGTGCTGATCGGCATCGTCGCCAGCGTGCTGCTGCGCGGTCATCTCATCTGGACGCTCCTGCTCACGATTGTCGTCGTCGTCGGGCTGTTCTGGCTGTTGTTTACGCTGCTGAGCGGCTGGTAA
- the cysD gene encoding sulfate adenylyltransferase subunit CysD, translating to MDQKRLTHLRQLEAESIHIIREVAAEFGNPVMMYSIGKDSSVMLHLARKAFYPGTLPFPLLHVDTGWKFKEMYEFRDRTVKEIGAELLVHRNPEGVAMGINPFVHGSAKHTDIMKTEGLKQALNKYGFDAAFGGARRDEEKSRAKERIYSFRDRFHRWDPKNQRPELWHNYNGQINKGESIRVFPLSNWTELDIWQYIFLENIDIVPLYLAAPRPVLERDGMLMMIDDDRIDLQPGEKIEERMVRFRTLGCWPLTGAVESEAQTLPEIIEEMLVSTTSERQGRVIDRDQSGSMELKKRQGYF from the coding sequence ATGGATCAAAAACGACTCACCCACCTGCGTCAACTGGAAGCGGAAAGTATCCATATCATCCGTGAAGTGGCGGCAGAGTTCGGCAATCCGGTGATGATGTACTCTATCGGAAAAGACTCCTCGGTAATGCTGCACCTGGCGCGTAAAGCATTTTATCCGGGCACGCTACCGTTCCCGCTGCTGCACGTCGATACCGGTTGGAAATTCAAAGAAATGTACGAATTTCGTGACCGCACGGTGAAAGAGATTGGCGCAGAGCTGCTGGTGCATCGCAACCCGGAAGGCGTGGCGATGGGCATTAACCCGTTCGTGCACGGCAGTGCCAAACATACCGATATCATGAAAACTGAAGGACTGAAGCAGGCGCTGAACAAATACGGCTTTGATGCCGCGTTCGGCGGCGCTCGTCGCGACGAAGAAAAATCGCGTGCGAAAGAGCGTATCTACTCCTTCCGCGACCGTTTTCACCGTTGGGATCCAAAAAACCAGCGTCCTGAGCTGTGGCACAACTACAACGGCCAGATCAACAAAGGCGAAAGCATCCGCGTCTTCCCGCTCTCTAACTGGACCGAGCTGGATATCTGGCAGTACATCTTCCTGGAAAATATCGACATCGTCCCACTTTACCTGGCTGCGCCGCGTCCGGTACTGGAACGCGACGGCATGCTGATGATGATTGATGACGATCGCATTGATTTACAGCCTGGCGAGAAAATTGAAGAACGCATGGTGCGTTTCCGCACGCTCGGCTGCTGGCCGCTGACCGGCGCGGTGGAATCGGAAGCGCAAACGCTGCCTGAAATCATCGAAGAGATGCTGGTTTCCACCACCAGCGAACGTCAGGGGCGCGTCATCGACCGCGATCAGTCCGGCTCGATGGAGCTGAAGAAACGCCAGGGTTATTTCTAA
- the cysG gene encoding siroheme synthase CysG gives MDYLPLFADIRNKPVLVVGGGDVAARKIELLRRAGARVQIAARELCEELSSLHHSGAVEWIAQEYQSSQLDSVYLVIAATDDGELNSRVFDDASERRLLANVVDDQPKCSFIFPSIVDRSPLVVAISSSGTAPVLARLLREKLEALLPANLGQMAEIAGRWRGKVKDRFSKMSERRRFWETAFNGLFASQVAAGNVQGAEQTLDRQLTDTQSNQGEIILVGAGPGDAGLLTLRGLQVMQQADVVLYDHLVSDEILDLVRRDADRICVGKRANAHTVPQHETNRLLVELAKKGKRVVRLKGGDPFIFGRGGEELQAAVEAGIPFQVVPGVTAAAGATAYAGIPLTHRDHAQSVLFITGHCRADGEGMDWPSLARARQTLAIYMGTVKAAEISAQLIAHGRDAHTPVAVIGRGTRQDQQVLTGTLEELEGLAQRAPTPALLVIGEVVNLHQQLAWFQHSAQQAGRESAVVNLA, from the coding sequence GTGGACTATCTCCCTCTTTTTGCAGACATCCGAAACAAACCGGTGCTGGTTGTTGGCGGCGGTGATGTTGCTGCGCGCAAAATCGAACTGCTGCGTCGCGCAGGCGCACGCGTGCAAATCGCTGCCCGGGAACTTTGCGAAGAGCTGTCGTCCCTGCACCACAGCGGCGCGGTCGAGTGGATAGCTCAGGAATACCAAAGCAGCCAGCTGGACAGCGTTTACCTGGTGATTGCCGCCACCGACGACGGTGAACTCAACAGCCGCGTCTTCGATGACGCCAGCGAGCGTCGGCTACTGGCTAACGTGGTGGACGATCAGCCTAAATGCTCCTTCATTTTTCCATCGATTGTGGATCGCTCACCGCTGGTGGTGGCGATCTCTTCCAGCGGCACCGCGCCGGTTCTGGCCCGCCTGCTGCGTGAGAAACTTGAAGCGCTGTTACCCGCTAATCTGGGACAGATGGCGGAAATCGCCGGTCGCTGGCGAGGCAAGGTGAAAGACCGCTTTAGCAAGATGTCCGAGCGTCGCCGCTTTTGGGAAACCGCGTTTAACGGACTGTTTGCCAGCCAGGTCGCTGCGGGCAACGTTCAGGGCGCCGAACAGACGTTGGATCGCCAGCTGACTGACACCCAGTCGAATCAGGGTGAAATCATCCTGGTGGGCGCAGGCCCGGGCGATGCTGGCCTGCTGACCTTGCGCGGCCTTCAGGTGATGCAGCAGGCGGACGTGGTGCTCTATGACCATCTGGTCAGCGACGAAATTCTTGATTTAGTACGCCGGGATGCCGACCGCATCTGCGTAGGCAAGCGGGCTAATGCGCACACCGTTCCCCAACACGAGACCAACCGTCTGCTGGTGGAGCTGGCGAAAAAGGGCAAACGCGTGGTGCGGCTGAAAGGCGGCGATCCCTTTATCTTTGGTCGCGGCGGCGAAGAATTGCAGGCAGCGGTTGAGGCCGGCATTCCTTTCCAGGTCGTACCCGGCGTCACGGCTGCCGCAGGCGCAACCGCCTATGCCGGTATTCCGCTAACGCACCGCGACCACGCTCAGAGCGTACTGTTTATTACCGGTCATTGCCGCGCCGATGGCGAAGGCATGGACTGGCCATCGCTGGCACGTGCCCGTCAAACGCTGGCGATTTATATGGGTACGGTGAAAGCCGCTGAGATCTCGGCGCAGCTGATTGCCCATGGCCGCGATGCCCACACGCCGGTCGCGGTGATTGGCCGTGGAACGCGTCAGGATCAGCAAGTGCTGACCGGCACGCTGGAAGAATTAGAAGGACTCGCGCAACGCGCGCCAACGCCAGCCCTGTTAGTGATCGGGGAAGTGGTTAACCTGCATCAGCAGCTGGCGTGGTTTCAACATTCAGCGCAGCAGGCCGGACGCGAGTCGGCTGTTGTGAATTTGGCTTGA
- the cysC gene encoding adenylyl-sulfate kinase, with the protein MAAAHDENVIWHDHALTREEREKQHGHQGVVLWFTGLSGSGKSTVAGALEQALHQLGVSTYLLDGDNVRHGLCRDLGFSDDDRKENIRRVGEVAKLMVDAGLVVLSAFISPHREERQMVRDLLGEGRFIEVFVDTPLAICEARDPKGLYKKARAGELRNFTGIDAVYEAPEQPEIRLDGEQLVTNLLVQVLDLLRGRDIIKP; encoded by the coding sequence ATGGCTGCCGCTCATGATGAAAACGTCATCTGGCACGACCATGCCCTGACGCGTGAGGAACGTGAAAAGCAGCACGGCCATCAGGGCGTGGTGCTGTGGTTTACCGGCCTGTCGGGGTCGGGGAAATCTACCGTTGCGGGTGCGCTGGAGCAGGCTTTGCATCAGCTTGGCGTCAGCACCTATTTGCTGGATGGCGACAACGTTCGCCATGGCCTGTGCCGCGATTTGGGCTTCAGCGATGACGATCGTAAAGAGAACATTCGCCGCGTCGGCGAAGTGGCGAAGCTGATGGTGGATGCCGGGCTGGTGGTGCTGAGCGCGTTTATTTCGCCGCATCGTGAGGAGCGCCAGATGGTCCGCGATCTGCTCGGCGAAGGCCGCTTTATTGAGGTCTTTGTCGACACGCCGCTGGCGATTTGTGAGGCGCGCGATCCGAAAGGATTGTACAAAAAAGCGCGTGCCGGTGAGCTGCGTAACTTCACCGGCATTGACGCCGTATATGAAGCGCCAGAACAGCCGGAAATCCGCCTCGACGGCGAACAATTGGTAACAAATTTGCTGGTTCAAGTGTTAGATCTGCTGCGCGGTCGCGATATCATCAAGCCCTGA
- the ispF gene encoding 2-C-methyl-D-erythritol 2,4-cyclodiphosphate synthase: protein MRIGHGFDVHAFGGEGPLIIGGVRIPYEKGLLAHSDGDVALHALTDALLGAAALGDIGKLFPDTDAAYKGADSRELLREAWRQIQKKGYRIGNVDVTIIAQAPKMLPHVPQMRINIAEDLGIHMDDVNVKATTTEKLGFTGRGEGIACEAVALLMKAAA, encoded by the coding sequence ATGCGTATCGGCCACGGTTTTGATGTTCACGCGTTTGGCGGCGAAGGCCCGCTGATTATTGGCGGCGTGCGAATTCCTTATGAAAAGGGCTTACTGGCGCATTCTGACGGCGACGTCGCGCTGCACGCGCTGACCGATGCATTGTTGGGTGCGGCGGCGCTAGGTGATATCGGCAAGCTGTTCCCGGACACGGACGCGGCTTATAAAGGCGCTGACAGCCGCGAGCTGCTGCGCGAAGCCTGGCGTCAGATTCAGAAGAAAGGCTATCGCATTGGCAACGTGGACGTCACGATTATCGCTCAGGCCCCTAAAATGCTGCCGCACGTGCCGCAAATGCGCATCAACATCGCTGAAGATCTCGGCATCCATATGGACGATGTCAACGTAAAAGCCACCACCACCGAAAAACTGGGCTTTACCGGTCGCGGCGAGGGCATCGCTTGTGAAGCTGTCGCGCTACTGATGAAGGCGGCTGCCTAA
- a CDS encoding YciI family protein, with protein sequence MYIVTLSYTRPMEEVEAVLDAHIAWLDTYFDAGIFITAGRKDPRTGGVVLVRDIDRDRLNAILAEDAFQAVAEYEVTKVNVTRATDEFAGLVGI encoded by the coding sequence ATGTATATCGTTACGCTTAGCTATACCCGCCCGATGGAGGAAGTTGAAGCCGTTCTGGATGCGCATATTGCCTGGCTGGATACGTATTTTGACGCCGGTATTTTTATTACCGCGGGCCGTAAGGATCCGCGTACTGGCGGTGTGGTGCTGGTGCGGGATATCGATCGGGATCGGCTGAATGCCATTCTGGCAGAAGATGCTTTCCAGGCCGTGGCGGAGTATGAAGTGACGAAGGTGAATGTGACGCGGGCGACCGATGAATTTGCCGGGCTAGTGGGGATCTGA
- the truD gene encoding tRNA pseudouridine(13) synthase TruD has protein sequence MTVNTLQWLYGQPAASGVVKANPEDFIVIEDLGYRPDGEGEQVLVRIRKNGCNTRFVAEALAKFAGVHPRDVSFAGMKDRHAVTEQWFCLRVPGKETPDFTKFDLEGCEVLESARHRRKLRTGALQGNAFTLILRQVSDREAVEQRLKQIAVAGVPNYFGEQRFGRDGNNLTMAKRWAADEIRVRERNKRSFILSAARSVLFNQIASDRLTQQGSLTQVMPGDALQLTGRGSWFVADEAELASLQARVDNNELRITAPLPGSGDWGTQGEALAFEQQSLAGEADLIGLIEREKVDAARRAVLVIPRDLGWSWWDDVTVELNFWLPAGSFATSVVREILNQHEEVSIDE, from the coding sequence ATGACGGTCAACACTCTGCAATGGCTGTACGGTCAGCCTGCGGCCAGCGGCGTGGTGAAGGCGAACCCGGAAGACTTTATCGTTATCGAAGATCTGGGCTATCGGCCAGACGGCGAGGGCGAGCAGGTGCTGGTTCGCATCCGTAAAAACGGCTGCAATACCCGTTTTGTCGCCGAGGCGCTGGCAAAATTCGCCGGTGTCCATCCTCGTGATGTCAGCTTTGCCGGCATGAAAGATCGCCATGCAGTCACCGAGCAGTGGTTTTGCCTGCGTGTTCCTGGTAAAGAAACCCCTGACTTCACTAAGTTTGATCTGGAAGGCTGCGAGGTGCTGGAAAGCGCTCGTCACCGCCGTAAATTGCGTACCGGTGCGCTACAGGGCAATGCTTTTACGCTGATTTTGCGTCAGGTTTCTGACCGGGAAGCGGTAGAGCAGCGGCTGAAACAGATTGCCGTCGCCGGCGTGCCTAACTATTTTGGTGAACAGCGCTTTGGACGTGACGGCAACAATCTGACGATGGCGAAACGCTGGGCAGCCGATGAAATTCGCGTTCGTGAGCGCAATAAACGCAGCTTTATCCTGTCTGCCGCCCGTAGCGTGCTGTTCAATCAGATCGCGAGCGATCGCCTGACGCAGCAGGGCTCGTTGACTCAAGTGATGCCGGGCGATGCGCTTCAGCTCACCGGGCGCGGCAGCTGGTTTGTTGCCGACGAAGCGGAGCTGGCTTCCCTTCAGGCGCGCGTAGATAACAACGAGCTTCGCATTACCGCTCCGCTGCCGGGCAGTGGCGACTGGGGCACTCAGGGCGAAGCGCTGGCTTTTGAGCAGCAGAGCCTTGCAGGTGAAGCCGATCTGATCGGCCTTATTGAACGCGAGAAAGTGGATGCTGCCCGGCGCGCAGTGCTGGTCATCCCGCGCGATCTCGGCTGGAGCTGGTGGGATGATGTCACCGTTGAACTGAATTTCTGGCTGCCGGCCGGAAGCTTCGCTACCAGCGTGGTGCGTGAAATTCTGAATCAGCACGAAGAAGTCAGTATTGACGAATAA
- the ispD gene encoding 2-C-methyl-D-erythritol 4-phosphate cytidylyltransferase — MNIAGTEPDVIAIVPAAGIGSRMQAECPKQYLTIQGKTILEHALDRLLAHPRICRIIVAISPDDPWFSTLPIANDPRIISVAGGKERADSVLAGLQAASSSRWVLVHDAARPCLHPDDLTRLLALTATSQVGGILAAPVRDTMKRAESAGLAIAHTVDREALWHALTPQLFPLDLLRNCLQRALNEGAVITDEASALEYCGYHPELVAGRSDNIKVTRPEDLALATFYLTQRQIKENA, encoded by the coding sequence ATGAACATCGCAGGCACCGAACCGGACGTCATTGCCATTGTTCCTGCTGCCGGTATCGGCAGCCGGATGCAGGCTGAATGCCCTAAGCAGTATCTGACTATCCAGGGGAAAACCATTCTGGAACATGCGCTCGACAGATTACTGGCGCATCCCAGAATTTGCCGCATTATCGTCGCTATCAGTCCGGACGATCCCTGGTTTTCTACGCTGCCCATTGCTAACGACCCGCGCATTATCAGCGTGGCGGGGGGCAAAGAGCGGGCCGACTCCGTTCTGGCCGGTTTGCAGGCAGCATCTTCCTCACGCTGGGTGCTGGTACATGACGCCGCGCGTCCTTGCCTGCATCCCGACGACCTTACGCGCCTGCTGGCGCTTACCGCAACCAGTCAGGTTGGCGGTATCCTTGCGGCACCGGTCCGCGACACCATGAAACGAGCGGAATCAGCCGGTCTTGCAATCGCGCATACTGTCGATCGCGAGGCGCTTTGGCACGCTCTGACGCCGCAGCTTTTTCCGCTCGACCTGCTGCGTAACTGCCTGCAACGCGCGCTCAACGAAGGCGCGGTGATTACCGATGAAGCCTCAGCGCTGGAATATTGCGGCTATCACCCTGAACTGGTCGCAGGCCGCAGCGATAATATAAAGGTGACGCGGCCAGAAGATCTCGCGCTGGCCACGTTTTACCTGACTCAACGACAGATTAAGGAGAACGCATAA
- the surE gene encoding 5'/3'-nucleotidase SurE has product MRILLSNDDGIHAPGIQTLATALREFAEVQVVAPDRNRSGASNSLTLETPLRTFSYPNGDIAVQMGTPTDCVYLGVNTLMRPKPDIVVSGINAGPNLGDDVIYSGTVAAAMEGRHLGLPALAVSLDGHQHYDTAAAVTCSILRALQREPLRTGRILNINVPDLPLAEIKGIRVTRCGSRHPSDQVIAQQDPRGNTMYWIGPPGDKFDAGPDTDFAAVDEGYVSVTALHVDLTAHNAQEVVAAWLVSAEVGSEW; this is encoded by the coding sequence ATGCGAATTTTGCTGAGTAACGATGACGGTATTCATGCTCCCGGTATCCAAACGCTGGCTACCGCGCTGCGTGAATTTGCGGAAGTGCAGGTGGTCGCGCCGGATCGCAATCGTAGCGGGGCGTCTAACTCACTGACGCTGGAAACGCCGCTTCGTACTTTCAGCTATCCCAACGGTGATATTGCTGTACAAATGGGGACGCCGACCGATTGCGTCTATCTGGGCGTTAACACGCTGATGCGCCCAAAACCCGATATCGTGGTCTCCGGCATCAATGCCGGGCCGAACCTCGGTGATGACGTCATCTATTCCGGTACGGTGGCGGCGGCAATGGAAGGGCGTCATCTGGGACTGCCCGCGCTGGCTGTCTCGCTTGATGGCCATCAACATTACGATACCGCTGCGGCCGTCACCTGTTCAATTTTGCGCGCTTTGCAGCGTGAACCGCTGCGCACTGGCCGCATCCTCAATATTAACGTTCCCGATCTGCCGCTGGCGGAAATCAAAGGTATTCGTGTGACCCGTTGCGGCAGTCGCCATCCCAGCGATCAGGTTATTGCACAGCAGGATCCGCGCGGCAACACGATGTACTGGATTGGGCCGCCGGGCGACAAGTTCGATGCCGGTCCGGATACCGATTTTGCTGCCGTGGATGAAGGCTATGTTTCGGTCACTGCGCTGCACGTCGATCTCACTGCCCATAACGCGCAGGAGGTTGTTGCTGCATGGTTGGTTAGTGCCGAGGTTGGCAGCGAATGGTGA
- a CDS encoding protein-L-isoaspartate(D-aspartate) O-methyltransferase, whose translation MVMRRIDTLLAQLRQQGIDDELLLKAMEEVPRERFVDEAFEHNAWENMALPIGSGQTISQPYIVAKMTSLLALKPTSRVLEIGTGSGYQTAILAHLVGHVYSVERIKGLQWQAKRRLKQLDLHNVSTRHADGWQGWPAKGPFDAIIVTAAPPEIPVELLNQLDEGGVLVLPVGEEQQELKRITRKGSEYRVETIEPVRFVPLVQGDLA comes from the coding sequence ATGGTGATGCGACGCATTGATACACTGCTGGCGCAGCTGCGTCAGCAGGGGATCGACGATGAGCTGCTGCTGAAAGCCATGGAAGAGGTGCCGCGCGAGCGGTTTGTCGACGAGGCTTTCGAGCATAATGCCTGGGAAAACATGGCGCTGCCGATCGGTTCCGGGCAGACCATTTCTCAGCCTTATATTGTGGCGAAAATGACCTCGCTACTGGCGCTTAAGCCCACGTCTCGCGTGCTGGAGATTGGTACGGGATCGGGCTATCAGACCGCTATCCTGGCGCATCTGGTCGGGCATGTTTACTCCGTTGAACGTATCAAAGGTCTGCAATGGCAGGCCAAACGTCGCCTGAAGCAGCTCGATCTGCACAACGTTTCCACCCGCCACGCTGATGGCTGGCAGGGCTGGCCGGCAAAAGGGCCATTTGATGCCATTATCGTTACCGCGGCTCCCCCGGAAATCCCTGTTGAGCTGCTTAACCAGCTGGATGAAGGCGGGGTGCTGGTGCTGCCGGTTGGCGAAGAGCAGCAGGAATTGAAGCGCATCACCCGCAAGGGCAGCGAGTACAGGGTGGAAACGATCGAGCCGGTGCGTTTTGTGCCGTTAGTGCAGGGCGACC
- the cysN gene encoding sulfate adenylyltransferase subunit CysN, with protein MNTVIAQQIADQGGVEAWLHAQQHKSLLRFLTCGSVDDGKSTLIGRLLHDTRQIYEDQLSSLHNDSKRHGTQGEKLDLALLVDGLQAEREQGITIDVAYRYFSTEKRKFIIADTPGHEQYTRNMATGASTCDLAILLIDARKGVLDQTRRHSFISTLLGIKHLVVAINKMDLVEYSEATFEQIKTDYLDFAAQLPNDLDIRFVPLSALEGENVASPSEAMSWYTGPTLLDVLETVEVKRVVEQQPMRFPVQYVNRPNLDFRGYAGTLASGAVHVGQRVKVLPSGVESSIARIVTFDGDLQEAQAGEAITLVLKDEIDISRGDLLVEAGAVLKPVQAASVDVVWMAEQPLVPGQSFDIKIAGKKTRARVEKVQYQVEINSLKQLSVESLPLNGIGLVDLTFDEPMVLDKYQQNPVTGGMIFIDRLSNVTVGAGMIREPQEEAVQENGNFSAFELELNALVRRHFPHWGARDLLSGGK; from the coding sequence ATGAATACCGTCATTGCACAACAAATTGCCGATCAGGGCGGCGTGGAAGCCTGGCTGCACGCACAGCAACATAAAAGCCTGCTGCGTTTTCTGACCTGCGGCAGCGTCGACGATGGCAAGAGCACGCTGATTGGCCGTCTCCTGCACGACACGCGTCAGATTTATGAAGATCAGCTCTCCTCGCTGCATAACGACAGCAAGCGTCACGGCACCCAGGGCGAAAAACTGGATCTGGCGCTGCTGGTCGATGGCTTGCAGGCCGAGCGCGAGCAGGGCATCACCATCGACGTGGCTTACCGTTATTTCTCCACCGAGAAGCGTAAATTTATTATTGCCGACACGCCGGGACACGAGCAATACACCCGCAACATGGCAACCGGCGCGTCAACCTGCGACCTGGCGATCCTGCTGATCGATGCGCGTAAAGGCGTGCTGGACCAGACGCGTCGCCACAGCTTTATCTCCACGCTGCTGGGCATCAAGCATCTGGTGGTCGCCATCAACAAAATGGATCTGGTTGAGTATAGCGAAGCGACGTTTGAGCAAATCAAAACCGATTACCTCGACTTTGCTGCTCAGCTGCCGAACGATCTGGATATCCGCTTCGTGCCGCTTTCCGCGCTGGAAGGCGAGAACGTCGCCAGCCCAAGCGAAGCGATGAGCTGGTACACCGGCCCAACGCTGCTGGACGTGCTGGAAACGGTCGAAGTGAAGCGCGTGGTGGAACAGCAGCCCATGCGTTTCCCGGTGCAGTACGTGAACCGTCCTAACCTGGATTTCCGCGGCTATGCCGGGACGCTGGCGTCAGGAGCGGTTCATGTGGGTCAGCGCGTCAAAGTGCTGCCTTCCGGCGTGGAATCTTCTATTGCACGCATCGTCACCTTCGACGGCGACTTGCAGGAAGCGCAGGCGGGTGAAGCGATTACGCTGGTGCTGAAAGATGAAATCGACATCAGCCGTGGCGATCTGCTGGTAGAAGCGGGTGCCGTGCTGAAGCCGGTACAGGCAGCCAGCGTTGATGTGGTCTGGATGGCAGAACAGCCGCTGGTACCGGGGCAGAGTTTTGACATTAAAATTGCCGGTAAGAAAACCCGCGCGCGCGTTGAGAAAGTGCAGTATCAGGTGGAAATCAACAGCCTGAAGCAGCTGAGCGTGGAAAGCCTGCCGCTGAACGGTATCGGCCTGGTCGATCTGACTTTCGATGAGCCGATGGTGCTGGATAAGTATCAGCAAAACCCGGTGACCGGCGGCATGATCTTCATCGACCGTCTGAGCAACGTGACGGTGGGTGCCGGTATGATCCGTGAACCTCAGGAAGAGGCGGTGCAGGAAAACGGCAATTTCAGCGCCTTTGAGCTGGAGCTGAACGCGTTAGTCCGTCGTCATTTCCCACACTGGGGCGCTCGCGATCTGCTGTCAGGCGGCAAATAA
- a CDS encoding aminopeptidase, with product MFSRLRLSALAALLASGAIFPLQAATNACGHLAEQQLRHIATRYPGRMPGSPAEMLNADYLQQQFQALGYDSNKRNFTLHYQYKSQNGHLTDHNATATTVIAARAGEVPQQIIILTHADTYLPQSDSDRQQNLGGLTLQGVDDNASGLGVMLELAQRLSKVPLHYSLRFVALSGEELNQRGEEDYLARMKPEEKKNTLLVIKLDSLVVGDKLYFNSGVNTPEPVARQTRDRALAIARSARIAVSTRGKAVKTEPAADLFDKAGFPLLSVRATNWDLGKQDGNQQRAISHHFPQGTSQHQAAIDNLTYLDRWLPGRITQRMHNSVRILLPLITELINPKTPSKES from the coding sequence ATGTTTTCCCGACTCCGCCTGAGCGCGCTGGCCGCGCTGCTCGCTAGCGGTGCGATTTTCCCTCTTCAGGCGGCCACTAACGCCTGTGGCCATCTTGCCGAGCAGCAGTTGCGGCACATCGCGACCCGGTATCCGGGCCGTATGCCAGGTAGCCCGGCGGAGATGCTGAACGCAGACTACTTACAGCAACAGTTCCAGGCACTGGGCTACGACAGCAATAAACGAAATTTCACGCTTCACTATCAGTATAAATCACAGAATGGCCATCTGACGGACCATAACGCGACGGCGACCACGGTGATTGCCGCGCGGGCTGGCGAGGTGCCACAGCAGATTATTATCCTGACGCATGCCGATACGTATCTGCCGCAAAGCGACAGCGACAGGCAGCAGAATCTTGGCGGCCTGACGCTACAGGGCGTGGATGATAACGCTTCTGGCCTGGGCGTGATGCTGGAGCTGGCACAGCGCCTGAGTAAGGTTCCGCTGCATTACAGTTTGCGTTTTGTGGCGCTGAGCGGCGAGGAGCTGAATCAGCGCGGCGAGGAGGATTATCTCGCCCGTATGAAGCCAGAAGAGAAGAAAAATACGCTGCTGGTGATCAAACTCGACAGCCTGGTGGTTGGCGATAAGCTGTATTTCAACAGCGGCGTGAATACGCCCGAACCCGTGGCGCGGCAGACCCGAGATCGGGCGCTGGCCATCGCCCGCTCGGCCCGAATCGCCGTTTCTACGCGGGGTAAAGCAGTGAAAACCGAGCCTGCGGCAGATTTGTTTGATAAAGCGGGATTCCCGCTGTTGAGCGTGCGTGCCACTAACTGGGATCTGGGCAAACAGGATGGGAATCAGCAGCGAGCTATCAGCCACCACTTTCCGCAGGGTACCAGCCAACACCAGGCCGCTATTGATAATCTGACTTATCTTGACCGCTGGCTGCCTGGCCGTATTACCCAACGGATGCACAACAGCGTACGGATCCTGCTACCGTTGATTACCGAGCTGATTAATCCTAAAACCCCGTCAAAGGAGTCTTAA
- the ftsB gene encoding cell division protein FtsB — translation MGKLTLLLLVLLGWLQYSLWLGKNGIHDYTRVNEDVAVQQSSNAKLKARNDQLFAEIDDLNGGSEAIEERARNELGMIKPGETFYRLVPDQNRRNVQQGNSQQR, via the coding sequence ATGGGAAAACTTACGCTGCTGTTACTTGTTTTACTCGGCTGGCTGCAATATTCGCTCTGGCTGGGCAAGAACGGCATACATGATTATACGCGCGTCAATGAAGATGTTGCCGTGCAGCAAAGCAGTAACGCGAAGCTAAAAGCGCGTAACGATCAGCTGTTTGCAGAAATCGACGATCTTAACGGCGGTTCTGAAGCAATTGAGGAACGCGCACGTAACGAGCTGGGGATGATCAAACCCGGCGAAACCTTCTATCGCCTGGTGCCGGATCAAAACAGACGAAACGTGCAGCAGGGTAACAGTCAGCAACGATAA